A single Vigna radiata var. radiata cultivar VC1973A chromosome 8, Vradiata_ver6, whole genome shotgun sequence DNA region contains:
- the LOC106770919 gene encoding dof zinc finger protein DOF4.6 isoform X1: MDTVQCPQEMVMKPMEDIAATNTCPKAAGAVERKPRPQKEQALNCPRCHSINTKFCYYNNYSLTQPRYFCKTCRRYWTEGGSLRNIPVGGGSRKNKRSSTFSSTPHNNSPDNKKLPDLVIAPHSQNPKNNIHQGQDLNLGFPATTPDFRNISELVQQNNNNSSSNNNMSASASSSSSTTSTTTPTTSHLSALELLTGITSTSTGFTSFMPVPVPADPNPSYACGFPLPDFKPTLNFSLDHGYASLHNIQSGRLLFPFEDLKQVSTTTTMDQKQQGDSTGYWTGMFGGGGSW; the protein is encoded by the exons ATGGACACAGTTCAGTGCCCTCAG GAGATGGTAATGAAACCAATGGAAGATATAGCAGCTACAAATACATGTCCGAAGGCTGCAGGTGCTGTGGAAAGGAAGCCAAGGCCACAGAAAGAACAAGCTCTTAACTGTCCAAGGTGTCATTCAATTAACACCAAGTTCTGCTACTACAACAACTATAGCCTCACACAGCCTCGCTATTTCTGCAAAACTTGTAGAAGGTATTGGACAGAAGGTGGATCCCTCAGAAACATCCCTGTAGGAGGTGGCTCCAGGAAGAACAAGAGATCTTCTACTTTTTCTTCCACACCTCACAATAATTCACCAGATAATAAGAAGCTTCCTGATCTGGTAATCGCACCACACTCTCAAAACCCTAAGAATAACATTCATCAAGGTCAAGATCTCAATCTGGGTTTCCCAGCCACGACCCCAGATTTCAGAAACATCTCTGAATTGGTTCagcaaaacaacaacaatagtagcagcaacaacaacatgtcTGCTTcggcttcttcttcttcttcaactaCCTCTACCACCACTCCTACAACTTCACACCTTTCTGCATTGGAGCTTCTCACTGGGATCACTTCAACTTCCACCGGCTTCACTTCTTTCATGCCTGTTCCCGTTCCAGCCGATCCAAATCCTTCCTACGCATGTGGGTTTCCTCTGCCAGATTTCAAGCCAACCTTGAATTTCTCTTTAGATCACGGGTACGCCAGCCTGCATAATATTCAAAGTGGGAGGCTCTTGTTTCCATTTGAGGACTTAAAACAGGTTTCCACTACTACCACAATGGATCAGAAGCAGCAAGGAGATTCAACCGGGTATTGGACTGGAATGTTTGGCGGAGGAGGATCATGGTAA
- the LOC106770919 gene encoding dof zinc finger protein DOF4.6 isoform X2 produces MDTVQCPQEMVMKPMEDIAATNTCPKAAGAVERKPRPQKEQALNCPRCHSINTKFCYYNNYSLTQPRYFCKTCRRYWTEGGSLRNIPVGGGSRKNKRSSTFSSTPHNNSPDNKKLPDLVIAPHSQNPKNNIHQGQDLNLGFPATTPDFRNISELVQQNNNNSSSNNNMSASASSSSSTTSTTTPTTSHLSALELLTGITSTSTGFTSFMPVPVPADPNPSYACGFPLPDFKPTLNFSLDHGYASLHNIQSGRLLFPFEDLKQVSTTTTMDQKQQGDSTGYWTGMFGGGGS; encoded by the exons ATGGACACAGTTCAGTGCCCTCAG GAGATGGTAATGAAACCAATGGAAGATATAGCAGCTACAAATACATGTCCGAAGGCTGCAGGTGCTGTGGAAAGGAAGCCAAGGCCACAGAAAGAACAAGCTCTTAACTGTCCAAGGTGTCATTCAATTAACACCAAGTTCTGCTACTACAACAACTATAGCCTCACACAGCCTCGCTATTTCTGCAAAACTTGTAGAAGGTATTGGACAGAAGGTGGATCCCTCAGAAACATCCCTGTAGGAGGTGGCTCCAGGAAGAACAAGAGATCTTCTACTTTTTCTTCCACACCTCACAATAATTCACCAGATAATAAGAAGCTTCCTGATCTGGTAATCGCACCACACTCTCAAAACCCTAAGAATAACATTCATCAAGGTCAAGATCTCAATCTGGGTTTCCCAGCCACGACCCCAGATTTCAGAAACATCTCTGAATTGGTTCagcaaaacaacaacaatagtagcagcaacaacaacatgtcTGCTTcggcttcttcttcttcttcaactaCCTCTACCACCACTCCTACAACTTCACACCTTTCTGCATTGGAGCTTCTCACTGGGATCACTTCAACTTCCACCGGCTTCACTTCTTTCATGCCTGTTCCCGTTCCAGCCGATCCAAATCCTTCCTACGCATGTGGGTTTCCTCTGCCAGATTTCAAGCCAACCTTGAATTTCTCTTTAGATCACGGGTACGCCAGCCTGCATAATATTCAAAGTGGGAGGCTCTTGTTTCCATTTGAGGACTTAAAACAGGTTTCCACTACTACCACAATGGATCAGAAGCAGCAAGGAGATTCAACCGGGTATTGGACTGGAATGTTTGGCGGAGGAGGATCATG A